One genomic region from Lates calcarifer isolate ASB-BC8 linkage group LG10, TLL_Latcal_v3, whole genome shotgun sequence encodes:
- the si:dkey-12e7.1 gene encoding uncharacterized protein si:dkey-12e7.1, giving the protein MTTSIISLSVIMSPRKRPLVPVSSRRKAADDYFPFNLLPVECQLHVLSFLNEVDKCSCALVCLSWSCLIRSWKLWRVADYSRRGVFHLGQEGLLVSNREFERWKSWVHHYTHHLISRRASLLTLKASFDLGDRCNKWGELLSHLLNNVHCRDLSHLDLNWTFTLLEPLDLRVHSSSSSHQDSITKMDQVTSFQELLTKLTHSCPRISKMRLHFDWSDLSVSLLTQFQQLRVLELKYFWVFKGVTPSTLQTLTKSLPNLKSLTLHILVPLRNLGISYTLESQSLEFLDVSPSRGLVFSCLKLPALRELRAKKIVRGITLDRRTRLRIQHRWPCLYHVLREGTPKLQALNNERLLPTWREESYGELSAILEQSCYCVQHLDSWLW; this is encoded by the exons ATGACCACCAGCATCATTTCCTTATCTGTCATCATGTCACCGCGGAAAAGACCCCTGGTTCCTGTGAGCAGTCGACGGAAGGCAGCAGACGACTACTTCCCTTTCAACCTCCTGCCAGTGGAGTGTCAGCTGCACGTCTTGTCTTTTCTGAATGAGGTGGATAAGTGTAGCTGCGCTCTGGTTTGCCTGAGCTGGAGCTGTCTCATCCGCTCATGGAAGCTGTGGCGAGTGGCTGACTATTCCCGTCGTGGTGTCTTCCATTTGGGTCAGGAGGGGCTGCTTGTTTCCAACCGTGAGTTTGAGAGGTGGAAATCCTGGGTCCACCATTACACCCACCACCTCATTTCCCGCCGGGCAAGCCTGCTAACACTGAAGGCCAGCTTCGACCTGGGGGATCGTTGCAACAAGTGGGGCGAGCTGCTGAGCCACCTGCTAAATAATGTTCACTGCAGAGACCTCAGCCACCTGGACCTCAACTGGACCTTTACTCTTCTTGAGCCGCTGGACCTTAGGGTCCACTCCAGCTCCAGTTCACACCAGGACAGCATTACCAAAATGGACCAG GTGACGAGTTTCCAGGAGCTGCTGACCAAACTCACCCACAGCTGCCCACGCATCTCTAAGATGCGGCTACACTTCGACTGGTCCGATTTGTCTGTGTCGCTGCTCACCCAGTTCCAGCAGCTCCGAGTCCTTGAGCTCAAATACTTCTGGGTCTTTAAAGGAGTGACTCCCTCAACACTGCAGACCCTAACCAAATCTCTGCCTAACCTGAAGTCTCTGACTTTACATATCCTGGTGCCACTGAGGAATCTGGGCATCTCATACACCCTGGAGTCTCAGTCTCTGGAATTCCTGGACGTGTCGCCCAGTCGAGGTCTAGTCTTCTCTTGTCTGAAGCTACCTGCCCTGCGGGAGCTTCGAGCCAAAAAGATTGTCCGCGGTATCACACTGGACCGGAGAACCAGGCTGAGGATTCAGCACCGGTGGCCCTGCCTGTACCACGTCCTCCGGGAGGGGACACCAAAGCTTCAGGCTCTAAACAATGAGAGGCTCCTTCCCacatggagagaggagagctaTGGGGAGCTGTCTGCTATCCTGGAACAGTCCTGTTACTGTGTACAGCATCTAGACAGCTGGCTTTGGTAA